From the genome of Persephonella sp., one region includes:
- a CDS encoding recombinase RecT, which yields MNEKAIELKVKNFLESFKNKDIYNYAITLSPVFKEPERYIDYRKQLAQLLIAVPKLTEYDPKSLIFATAKAYEQGYSFDPKDAEAYFIPYGKEIQFQKGYRGILKDLMKRPDVVDVIADVVYEDDDIEIDKDPHGRLILKRHKSNPFKRSKDKIIGAYAFVYYKVDGKIVSNGVAMSAEEIEEDFRSLSKADKSMGKNSFWEKWKADMYKKTVIKQLRKILPPLPEEKIDFYHETSRKEEPEISDERKELIKAFNKAYTESGLTAQELKSIIYTRYFVNEPAELTDEQLTEITQLLREKGKSLLEATVLIGAKEQKELEELFVEKQLNDEQQAKVYEYLGIEDDKIPSYEEYTWIKNFLSQNEREQILAAIGWKEKKIDQKTLEETLETV from the coding sequence ATGAACGAGAAAGCAATAGAACTAAAGGTAAAAAACTTTTTAGAATCATTCAAAAACAAAGACATCTATAACTATGCTATCACACTTAGTCCAGTATTTAAAGAACCTGAAAGATACATAGACTACCGTAAACAACTTGCACAGCTTCTTATAGCAGTTCCCAAACTTACCGAATACGACCCAAAAAGTCTGATATTTGCAACAGCTAAAGCTTATGAGCAAGGATACTCCTTTGACCCCAAAGATGCAGAAGCTTATTTCATTCCTTATGGAAAAGAAATCCAGTTCCAGAAAGGATACAGAGGCATTCTCAAAGACCTGATGAAAAGACCCGATGTTGTTGATGTTATAGCAGATGTAGTTTATGAAGATGATGATATAGAAATAGACAAAGACCCACACGGTAGATTAATCCTGAAAAGACACAAGTCTAACCCATTCAAAAGAAGCAAAGACAAGATAATAGGTGCTTACGCATTCGTTTACTACAAAGTAGATGGGAAGATAGTTTCAAACGGGGTAGCCATGTCAGCAGAAGAAATAGAAGAAGATTTTAGAAGTCTTTCCAAAGCGGATAAATCCATGGGCAAAAACTCCTTCTGGGAAAAATGGAAAGCAGACATGTATAAAAAGACCGTCATTAAGCAGCTCAGGAAAATCCTACCACCACTACCAGAAGAAAAGATAGATTTCTATCATGAAACAAGCAGAAAAGAAGAGCCCGAAATATCAGATGAGAGAAAAGAACTTATAAAAGCATTCAACAAAGCATATACAGAGTCAGGTTTAACAGCTCAGGAACTCAAAAGCATTATTTACACAAGATACTTTGTGAATGAACCGGCTGAGCTTACAGATGAACAACTTACAGAAATAACACAGTTGCTAAGAGAGAAAGGAAAGAGCTTATTGGAAGCAACTGTATTAATCGGAGCAAAAGAGCAGAAAGAACTGGAAGAACTATTTGTAGAGAAGCAGCTCAACGACGAACAGCAGGCAAAAGTCTATGAATATCTCGGAATAGAGGATGACAAAATCCCAAGCTATGAAGAATACACATGGATAAAGAACTTCCTCTCTCAGAATGAAAGAGAGCAAATCCTTGCTGCAATAGGCTGGAAAGAGAAAAAGATAGACCAGAAAACTCTTGAAGAAACATTAGAAACAGTTTAA
- a CDS encoding YeiH family protein: MKYIPGVIFATVIAIIATFISKLEVVKETVNFSPLIIAILLGVFIGNIWKMPESFKPGVTFSLKKILRIAIVFLGFRLTFQNVMEVGIEGLIVDTIMLTSTFLLGVFISRKFFGLDPEISYLVASGSSICGASAVLATAPVVRAEMHHAAMAVATVTIFGTTAMFVYPVIYKYFASTLGFDDILYGIWTGATVHEVAQVVAAGFAISEPAGNTATIAKLTRVMMLAPLLIALSFYLAKKHATHGAGVTLRDIPIPYFVFGFIAMVGVNSLHIIPDNIVHYIRIVDGFLLTVAMAAMGLETNINKIKGVGMKPIYAAALIFAFLFFGGMIVTKVVHQIFG, translated from the coding sequence ATGAAATACATTCCAGGGGTAATTTTTGCGACAGTAATTGCCATTATTGCAACATTTATATCAAAGCTTGAAGTTGTAAAAGAGACTGTAAATTTTAGTCCATTAATAATAGCCATTTTGCTTGGTGTTTTTATAGGAAATATATGGAAAATGCCGGAAAGTTTTAAACCTGGAGTAACATTTTCTTTAAAGAAAATTTTGAGAATAGCAATTGTATTCCTTGGTTTTAGATTAACCTTTCAAAACGTTATGGAAGTTGGGATTGAAGGATTAATAGTTGATACGATAATGCTTACATCTACATTTCTTCTTGGTGTATTTATTTCCAGAAAATTCTTTGGCTTAGACCCAGAAATCAGCTATCTTGTTGCTTCCGGAAGTTCTATATGTGGAGCATCTGCAGTTTTAGCGACTGCTCCTGTTGTTAGGGCAGAAATGCATCATGCAGCTATGGCAGTTGCAACCGTAACAATATTCGGAACTACTGCGATGTTTGTTTATCCAGTCATATATAAATATTTTGCCTCTACCCTTGGATTTGACGATATTTTATATGGAATATGGACAGGAGCAACTGTTCACGAAGTAGCTCAAGTAGTGGCAGCTGGTTTTGCTATCTCTGAACCAGCCGGAAATACGGCGACTATTGCTAAGTTGACAAGGGTTATGATGCTTGCACCTCTTCTGATAGCACTTAGCTTTTATCTTGCCAAAAAGCATGCAACTCACGGAGCAGGTGTAACTCTGAGAGACATACCTATCCCATATTTTGTATTTGGATTTATAGCAATGGTTGGAGTTAACTCTCTTCATATAATCCCTGACAACATTGTTCATTATATAAGAATAGTTGATGGGTTTTTACTCACAGTTGCAATGGCAGCTATGGGTCTGGAAACGAATATAAACAAAATTAAAGGTGTAGGTATGAAACCTATCTATGCTGCTGCATTAATATTTGCTTTTCTTTTCTTTGGAGGAATGATAGTAACAAAAGTAGTTCATCAGATATTTGGATAG
- a CDS encoding YopX family protein — MRQIKFRAFIEPLNSMIQVSKLTLATSGDVMVWINDTFYFDGHEAHLMQYTGLKDKNGKEIYEGDIVRVNIDELPPYTTVGQIVYSAPAFALKNKSGALESLELLIMNYAPEKVLEVIGNIYENPELLEENNV, encoded by the coding sequence ATGAGGCAGATTAAATTCAGGGCTTTTATAGAACCTTTAAATTCTATGATTCAAGTGAGTAAACTCACTTTGGCTACTTCTGGAGATGTAATGGTGTGGATAAATGACACATTCTACTTTGATGGACATGAAGCTCATTTGATGCAATACACAGGTTTAAAAGACAAAAACGGAAAAGAAATATATGAGGGGGATATTGTGAGGGTAAATATAGATGAATTACCGCCTTATACCACTGTTGGCCAAATAGTATATTCAGCACCAGCGTTTGCGTTGAAAAATAAAAGTGGGGCTTTGGAGAGCCTGGAACTACTAATAATGAATTATGCCCCAGAGAAAGTATTAGAAGTCATCGGCAACATTTACGAAAACCCTGAATTGTTAGAGGAAAACAATGTTTAA
- a CDS encoding SCP2 sterol-binding domain-containing protein, with protein MKKMGVILLTFIFTIGFSYATPKFMDEEYAKQFCELWNKTPKLVDGLGKWATKAIKEKREYRIIRFYRKKCGADKAVELHIAPKDGKAICVYGGKATDEKADFIMSATDENWESLAKGEFGFMGMGIMSKLDFIGSKWEAMNNMGPFKAFLLNIDKIPHTMECP; from the coding sequence ATGAAAAAAATGGGAGTAATATTACTTACATTCATATTCACAATTGGATTCTCATATGCGACACCAAAATTTATGGATGAAGAGTATGCAAAACAGTTTTGTGAATTATGGAACAAAACACCAAAATTGGTAGATGGTCTTGGAAAATGGGCAACAAAAGCAATTAAAGAAAAAAGAGAATATAGAATTATCAGATTTTATAGAAAAAAATGCGGAGCAGATAAAGCCGTTGAACTTCATATAGCCCCAAAAGATGGAAAGGCTATCTGTGTTTATGGCGGAAAAGCAACAGATGAAAAAGCAGATTTCATCATGTCCGCCACAGACGAAAACTGGGAATCTCTTGCAAAAGGTGAATTTGGTTTTATGGGAATGGGTATAATGTCAAAACTGGATTTTATTGGTTCAAAATGGGAAGCTATGAACAACATGGGACCTTTCAAAGCTTTTCTCCTCAATATAGATAAAATTCCTCATACAATGGAATGTCCATAA